In the genome of Drosophila yakuba strain Tai18E2 chromosome 3R, Prin_Dyak_Tai18E2_2.1, whole genome shotgun sequence, one region contains:
- the LOC6535424 gene encoding uncharacterized protein LOC6535424, with product MKQGKVEQTRRKLEQILNIHSPNYLDCTFQEHLPICCKSSLLSDKFAKWFKIVLMGTLISLVVKYYYEEVQGKNCALSLPRNLRYAFRPPENCNFCANIKNVPRLQNISPQEFEKSFAYSAAPVIISDATKNWTAVSLFNYWYFRDVYTKAKQKQHIRECQFLPYKTGFFDIFDALDMPEDRVKLKPDEQPWYFGWSNCHAETAEEFRRHYGRPYFLPEGSENNAVDWFFIGSSGLGAQMHIDNVRLPSWQAQLAGSKRWLLVPPPECYLQCRRFDVVVQQGDIIVLDTNKWYHQTFVQPGAISLTIGAEYD from the exons ATGAAGCAGGGAAAAGTGGAACAGACGCGCAGAAAACTAGAGCAAATACTTAATATCCACAGTCCAAACTATCTGGATTGTACTTTTCAAGAGCATTTGCCCATTTGCTGTAAAAGTTCCCTGTTAAGCGATAAATTTGCTAAGTGGTTCAAAATAGTTTTAATGGGCACTCTTATTTCGTTAGTAGTGAAATACTACTATGAGGAAGTTCAGGGAAAG AATTGCGCTCTGTCTTTGCCACGCAACTTGCGTTACGCCTTCCGACCGCCAGAAAATTGTAATTTCTGTgcgaatattaaaaatgtgCCGCGTCTTCAAAATATTAGCCCCCAGGAGTTTGAGAAAAGTTTCGCCTACAGTGCAGCGCCAGTTATAATAAGTGATGCCACCAAAAATTGGACAGCAGTTTCG TTATTTAACTACTGGTATTTTCGCGATGTTTATACCAAGGCCaagcaaaagcagcacatCAGGGAATGCCAGTTCCTGCCATATAAAACCGGATTTTTTGATATCTTTGACGCCTTGGATATGCCCGAGGATCGGGTGAAGCTTAAACCAGACGAACAGCCCTGGTACTTCGGCTGGAGCAACTGTCATGCGGAAACCGCCGAAGAGTTCCGTAGGCACTATGGGAGACCATATTTTCTGCCCGAAGGCTCGGAAAACAATGCAGTCGATTGGTTTTTCATTGGCTCATCCGGCTTGGGGGCTCAAATGCAT ATAGACAACGTGAGATTGCCATCGTGGCAGGCTCAGCTGGCGGGCAGCAAGCGGTGGCTACTAGTTCCACCTCCCGAGTGCTACCTGCAGTGCCGGAGATTTGACGTGGTGGTCCAGCAGGGCGACATAA TTGTGTTGGACACGAACAAATGGTACCACCAGACCTTTGTGCAGCCGGGAGCCATCAGTCTGACGATTGGAGCTGAGTACGACTAG
- the LOC6535423 gene encoding peroxidase, which produces MILRILLLSLAAVAHAQYHQFGEQLQTAHGSDCALLLAGPGRSSVYDYNVNLFRGTLNPYHNGPGTCITYDAINAAYLDARKRIHVAQPKSDWKPEELATVGELLLDISIQLARTYGLSYEEIEKGLPTIDTSKTLIREVCPPFFAGVECRPGKYRRFDGLCNNIEHPTWGAANAPFQRLIGPLYSDGINAPRISVTGRDLPFSRVVSRTMHPDDGFHDHAGTVMVIAWGQFMDHDFTLTGTPLDPINRNDPEECCKRPLHLKHPYCNEIRIPDDDYFYRLFNVKCIDFVRGFPSPRPGCKLGSRQQFNTLTGVIDANTVYGVKESFARKLRTGYGGLMRMNPVFQEYGLKDLLPLKLDIPDEGCTRPNKSMYCFEGGEIRVNEQLVLTCMHTLMAREHNRLATGLAQINKHWDDETLFQEARRINIAIVQHVTFNEFLPILLGKEVMEKFGLVLQKDGYWDGYDSTVNPGIIDSFAGAAFRFGHSLLPTAVERWSKAHKFIASKRLSDLIRRPYDLYRAGVLDEYFMGLMNQVAQAMDDSITQEVTNHLFKKEGARFGMDLVSFNMQRGREFGIPGYMEFRKFCGLPTSNTWDEMYGSMPNETVLRYGSIFEHPADIDLWSGGVSEKSLPGSMLGPTFACVIATQMSYLRRGDRFWYELPNQPSSFSPEQLQEIRKAKLSRLICDNTDLIDTVQIYPMVLPDHEINPRVPCKSGIIPSIDLTKWADFGGHGVDPSLYNYINEIPDTLLNFRK; this is translated from the exons ATGATCTTAAG AATACTTCTACTGTCTCTGGCGGCGGTGGCGCATGCGCAGTACCATCAGTTTGGGGAGCAACTCCAGACGGCCCACGGATCCGACTGTGCACTTCTGTTGGCCGGACCAGGTCGCTCCTCCGTTTACGACTACAATGTGAATCTATTCCGCGGCACCTT AAACCCGTACCACAATGGACCGGGCACTTGCATCACCTATGATGCCATCAACGCGGCCTACTTGGATGCACGCAAGCGTATAC ATGTGGCCCAGCCAAAGTCAGACTGGAAGCCGGAGGAACTGGCCACCGTGGGCGAACTGCTGCTCGACATTTCCATTCAATTGGCCCGAAC ATATGGCTTATCGTATGAAGAAATCGAAAAAGGACTGCCTACGATCGACACCTCGAAGACCCTGATCCGTGAGGTGTGTCCACCCTTCTTCGCCGGAGTTGAGTGTCGTCCTGGAAAATACCGGCGATTCGATGGCCTCTGCAACAACATCGAGCACCCGACTTGGGGGGCAGCTAATGCTCCATTCCAGCGCCTGATCGGTCCCCTTTACTCGGACGGAATCAACGCTCCCAGAATTTCGGTGACTGGTCGGGATTTGCCCTTCTCTAGAGTGGTTTCACGCACCATGCATCCCGACGACGGTTTCCACGATCACGCAGGCACCGTTATGGTCATCGCCTGGGGTCAGTTCATGGATCACGACTTCACGTTGACGGGAACACCGTTGG ATCCCATTAACCGAAACGATCCCGAGGAGTGCTGCAAACGACCATTGCATCTGAAGCATCCGTACTGCAATGAGATTCGCATTCCCGATGACGATTACTTCTACCGCCTGTTTAATGTCAAGTGCATCGATTTCGTGCGTGGATTCCCCTCCCCTCGTCCAGGATGCAAATTAG GATCCCGTCAGCAGTTCAACACCTTGACTGGCGTCATCGATGCTAATACCGTTTACGGAGTAAAGGAATCATTCGCCCGCAAACTGAGAACCGGCTACGGAGGCCTGATGCGCATGAATCCCGTGTTCCAGGAGTACGGTCTGAAGGATCTGCTGCCCCTGAAGCTGGATATCCCCGATGAGGGATGCACGCGTCCCAACAAGAGCATGTACTGCTTCGAGGGTGGCGAGATTCGCGTTAATGAGCAGCTGGTGCTCACCTGCATGCACACCTTGATGGCGCGGGAACACAATCGATTGGCCACTGGGTTGGCGCAGATCAATAAGCACTGGGATGATGAGACCCTGTTCCAGGAGGCCAGACGCATCAATATCGCCATAGTTCAGCACGTCACCTTCAACGAATTTCTACCCATTTTACTGGGCAAGGAAGTGATGGAGAAGTTCGGCTTGGTTCTCCAGAAAGATGGCTACTGGGATGGCTACGATTCAACAGTGAATCCCGGCATCATTGACTCATTTGCGGGAGCTGCCTTCCGATTTGGCCACTCCCTGCTGCCAACTGCCGTGGAACGTTGGTCTAAGGCCCACAAGTTCATTGCCTCAAAACGTCTGTCGGATTTGATCAGGAGACCCTATGATCTGTACCGGGCTGGAGTGCTGGATGAGTACTTCATGGGTCTGATGAACCAAGTGGCCCAGGCAATGGACGACTCAATAACCCAGGAGGTCACCAATCATCTGTTCAAGAAGGAGGGCGCCCGGTTTGGAATGGATCTGGTGTCCTTTAACATGCAGCGCGGTCGGGAGTTTGGTATTCCCGGTTACATGGAGTTCCGGAAATTCTGTGGTCTGCCCACCTCAAACACTTGGGATGAGATGTATGGATCCATGCCCAACGAGACTGTTTTGCGATATGGCAGCATATTCGA gCACCCTGCTGATATTGATCTTTGGTCTGGAGGAGTTTCTGAAAAATCACTTCCTGGTTCCATGTTGGGACCGACTTTTGCCTGTGTAATCGCCACCCAGATGAGTTACTTGCGTCGTGGAGATCGCTTTTGGTATGAATTGCCCAACCAGCCGTCATCATTTTCTCCCGAGCAACTGCAGGAGATTCGCAAGGCGAAGCTATCCCGATTGATCTGCGACAACACCGACTTGATTGATACTGTGCAGATTTACCCCATGGTCTTGCCGGATCATGAAAT CAACCCTCGAGTACCCTGCAAGAGCGGTATCATACCATCAATTGATCTGACTAAATGGGCGGACTTTGGCGGTCATGGCGTAGATCCTTCCCTCTAT AACTACATCAATGAAATACCCGACACGCTGCTGAACTTTAGGAAGTAA
- the LOC6535425 gene encoding eclosion hormone, with product MNCKPLILCTFVAVAMCLVHFGNALPAISHYTHKRFDSMGGIDFVQVCLNNCVQCKTMLGDYFQGQTCALSCLKFKGKAIPDCEDIASIAPFLNALE from the exons ATGAACTGCAAGCCCTTGATTTTGTGCACCTTTGTGGCAGTTGCAATGTGCCTGGTGCATTTTGGAAATGCATTGCCCGCAATCAGCCATTATACGCACAAGCGATTTG ACTCCATGGGTGGCATTGATTTCGTTCAG GTGTGCCTCAACAACTGCGTCCAGTGCAAGACCATGCTGGGAGACTACTTCCAGGGACAGACCTGTGCCCTTTCCTGCCTCAAGTTCAAGGGCAAAGCCATCCCGGATTGCGAGGATATAGCCTCCATAGCCCCGTTTCTGAATGCGCTCGAATAA
- the LOC26534758 gene encoding turripeptide Gsg9.2 yields the protein MKIASAILIVSLSFLALAEADSDLVRCPQVCTREYSPVCAEWRRGIVRPIISRCTFPTKCVLSNQICRTNRKWVVVDERSKCRSETTDCDELRKASQ from the exons ATGAAGATTGCGTCTGCAATATTGATCGTTTCCTTGAGCTTTCTGGCCTTGGCTGAGGCCGATTCAGATTTGGTGAGGTGTCCTCAGGTTTGCACAAGGGAATATAGTCCAGTGTGCGCCGAATGGCGTAGGGGCATAGTACGTCCCATAATCAGTCGGTGCACTTTCCCCACTAAATGCGTTCTTAGCAACCAAATATGCAGAACCAATAGAA AATGGGTTGTCGTCGACGAGAGAAGTAAATGCAGGAGTGAAACTACGGATTGCGATGAGCTGCGAAAAGCGTCCCAGTAA